The DNA sequence gagggagagagagagagcgggagggagagagagagggagagagagcgggagggagagagagcgggagagagagagagagagagcgggagggagagagagagagagcgggaggaagagagagagagagagcgggggaggagagagagagagcgggaggaagagagagagagcgggaggaagagagagagagagcggggaggaagcgggagaagagagagagagagcgggaggaagagagagagagagcgggaggaagagagagagagagagcgggaggaagagagagagagagagagagagcgggaggaagagagagagagagagggaggaagagaggtagagagagagagaggtagagagagagagaggtagagagagagagagaggtagaggtagagaggtagagaggtagagaggtagagaggtagaggtagagaggtgtagagagagagagagagatagggtaaATATTTGAGTTTGTTGTCTGTTGTTGGAAGGAAGTACAGTCGGGGTCATAGAGAGTTCTTTTGTTCACGCACTAAAATTTAATTCCAGTATCACCTCAGATTTACCTCCTTTGTTTCAGTTGTTATTAAATGATGCATATAGGGAAGCTGATgtaatacacatacacattatatCAGGTTTCTGAAAGTATGATGGAGCTAAGTAGAGTGCCAGAGTGTGCGAGTTGTGTTTTTCTGTTATTCAGTTGACTTCACCAATAACTGGATTTCTCTTACCACAGTCCATTTTCCTTTTTTCATAGACAGTATTATTTCATTACACTGGCATAACTATTCTGTTATTAACGGGATACTTTAATCTGCCAGACAGCATATCTCTCATTGTGTTCATATTTGTTGTGAACCAGTTGCATGTGTTAATAGGTCTGGCAGGCATATAGTCTAAGATCAGGGTTCTATTCAAATCAACAGCTCTCTCATTTTGCCCCAGCGCATAGCTGTGGATTTGCGTTGCTAATTATTGCAGAGCATAATTAGTGAACATGCTTGGATGTGTTATGTTAGGAGATCTTTACCCCTTCAGAGAGCtaacctctgtctctgtgtctctgttctctTCCAGCCGCTCCCTGTTACTCCAAGCCCCCGTCCCTGTTGGGTCCTTACCCCCGCAACCCTCCCTTCGACTACCCCTGGGGCTTCAATCCCTACCTCTCAGGGGCCTTCTCCCTCAACAACTGCCCCAAGCTGCCCCCcggctccctctatccctcccactTCTACCCCAACCCGCTGCAGACCAGCCTGGGCCAGCTGCCTCACCCCTTCTCCTCCCTACTACCCCCGGGAGAGGTGgcaggagggcgagagaggggagCAGCGGGCCAGACCGGGGTTACTAACGGCACGGCAGGTGGGCAGCCCAGACTCTGCTTGCCTCCTTATCCTGGTGCTCTGTCGCTGGGCCGAACAGACATTCTCAACGGGGGCTCTGTGGGTGAGAGAAGGGAGACCAATACCCCAGGCACGGAGcctgggttggggttagggttagggctgggtctGGGAGGAATGGTTCTTGGTGGTGGTGCTGGGGGGCGACAGAGCCCATCGGAGCGGCGAGGCGGGGTGAAGCAGGACCCAGAGTCAGACTCAGACCTGGAGATCACAGATCTGAGCGACTGCAGCTCAGACAACGACAACGAGCCTGACTTCAGCATCACCAAGGAGACCAGGCTGAGTGGTCGATCACAGATCCTGGTGGAGGGGAAGAAAGGGGGAGCActgccacctctctcctccctccctccccccgtgTCCTCCCATCCGCTTAAGAGCCTGGTgcccctcacccctccccctccgtccctccctctaaccctctctccctccatggctCTGGTTGAACggcacagggagacagagactcTAAAATTGATCCACAGCTAATAGATTCTATTAgataactctctctttctc is a window from the Oncorhynchus tshawytscha isolate Ot180627B linkage group LG03, Otsh_v2.0, whole genome shotgun sequence genome containing:
- the LOC112244836 gene encoding ETS domain-containing transcription factor ERF-like, whose amino-acid sequence is MDCNCVSDLLLTPPVPALWTPGIAFPDWAYKPESSPGSRQIQLWHFILELLQKEEYQSVISWQGEYGEFVIKDPDEVAKLWGLRKCKPHMNYDKLSRALRYYYNKRILHKTKGKRFTYKFNFSKVVLVNYPLLDMASSPFLLQNHFNGGSAAPDCSPLTPEALQSLFPRLPESGRGTSLFDRVATAPGPEGDKLRLDTFPFLSSAAPCYSKPPSLLGPYPRNPPFDYPWGFNPYLSGAFSLNNCPKLPPGSLYPSHFYPNPLQTSLGQLPHPFSSLLPPGEVAGGRERGAAGQTGVTNGTAGGQPRLCLPPYPGALSLGRTDILNGGSVGERRETNTPGTEPGLGLGLGLGLGGMVLGGGAGGRQSPSERRGGVKQDPESDSDLEITDLSDCSSDNDNEPDFSITKETRLSGRSQILVEGKKGGALPPLSSLPPPVSSHPLKSLVPLTPPPPSLPLTLSPSMALVERHRETETLKLIHS